From Panicum hallii strain FIL2 chromosome 2, PHallii_v3.1, whole genome shotgun sequence, a single genomic window includes:
- the LOC112882359 gene encoding protein POLLENLESS 3-LIKE 2 produces the protein MMQQMQQEPWNAAAVGLLRPTKSAPCSPIKPPPAAMVRTHSDSFHVAHKVPVGDTPYVRAKRVQLVDKDPEKAIALFWSAINAGDRVDSALKDMAIVMKQQNRAEEAIEAIKSLRSRCSDQAQESLDNILLDLYKRCGRLDDQISLLKHKLQLIHQGHAFNGKRTKTARSQGRKFQVTLEQEATRLLGNLGWALMQKENYTEAEGAYRRALLIGPDNNKMCNLGICLMKQGRVLEAKDVLKQVRPAAVDGLRGADSHLKAYERAQEMLRDLETKLVGRPRADQLDTSWLFDALLLGSSSSIWQPQPCIDHLLPPQAPAPAPVPAPARRDHFADENAVMSKKLAALQANMLNVDAQPFYSLRMPPLATKPQNTLPQQPQHKPAPVHDPLGNLKRTRSGNCMDKAGAVVVDKEQSTDENRGRRKSLSAEDRWPELPDHSAFDEALVAAVLGPVLDDEPAATEGRNGGHRKLPASCDTSPVVKEKIGKRLRIFQDITQTVNNF, from the exons ATGatgcagcagatgcagcaggagccatggaacgccgccgccgtggggCTCCTCCGGCCGACCAAGTCGGCGCCCTGCTCGCCCAtcaagccgccgccggcggccatgGTCCGGACCCACTCCGACTCCTTCCACGTCGCGCACAAGGTGCCCGTCGGCGACACGCCCTACGTGCGCGCCAAGCGCGTCCAG CTAGTGGACAAGGACCCGGAGAAGGCTATCGCGCTGTTCTGGTCGGCGATCAACGCCGGCGACCGTGTGGACAGCGCGCTCAAGGACATGGCCATCGTGATGAAGCAGCAGAACCGCGCCGAGGAGGCCATCGAGGCCATCAAGTCTCTGCGCAGCCGGTGCTCCGACCAGGCGCAGGAGTCGCTCGACAACATCCTCCTCGACCTCTACAAG AGATGCGGGCGGCTGGACGACCAGATCTCGCTGCTCAAGCACAAGCTGCAGCTGATCCACCAGGGCCACGCCTTCAACGGCAAGCGCACGAAGACGGCGCGGTCGCAGGGCCGCAAGTTCCAAGTCACCCTCGAGCAGGAAGCCACCAGGCTTCTT GGTAACCTGGGATGGGCGCTGATGCAGAAGGAGAACTACACGGAGGCGGAGGGGGCGTACCGGCGGGCGCTGCTCATCGGGCCGGACAACAACAAGATGTGCAACCTGGGCATCTGCCTCATGAAGCAGGGCCGCGTGCTCGAGGCCAAGGACGTGCTCAAGCAGGTGCGCCCCGCGGCGGTCGACGGCCTGCGCGGCGCCGACTCGCACCTCAAGGCCTACGAGCGCGCGCAGGAGATGCTGCGGGACCTCGAGACCAAGCTCGtcggccgcccgcgcgccgaCCAGCTCGACACGAGCTGGCTCTTCGACGCGCTGCTGCTGGGATCTTCATCAAGTATCTGGCAGCCGCAGCCGTGCATCGACCACTTGCTGCCACCTcaggctccggctccggctccggtcccggcgccggcgcggcgcgacCACTTCGCCGATGAAAACGCCGTCATGAGCAAGAAGCTGGCGGCGCTCCAGGCGAACATGCTCAATGTGGACGCGCAGCCCTTCTACTCCCTGCGGATGCCGCCACTTGCGACGAAGCCACAGAACACACTGCCTCAGCAGCCGCAGCACAAGCCAGCTCCGGTCCACGATCCCTTGGGCAACCTGAAGAGGACACGGTCCGGCAATTGCATGGACAAGGCAGGAGCAGTGGTGGTGGACAAGGAGCAGAGCACCGACGAGAACAGAGGCAGGAGGAAGTCGCTCTCGGCTGAGGACAGATGGCCGGAGCTGCCCGACCACAGCGCGTTCGACGAGGCCCTCGTCGCGGCTGTCCTGGGCCCGGTGCTCGACGACGAGCCAGCAGCCACCGAAGGGAGGAACGGCGGCCACCGCAAGCTGCCGGCGAGCTGCGACACGAGCCCAGTGGTGAAGGAGAAGATCGGCAAGAGGCTGAGGATCTTCCAGGACATCACACAGACAGTGAACAACTTCTGA